The Oncorhynchus tshawytscha isolate Ot180627B linkage group LG30, Otsh_v2.0, whole genome shotgun sequence genome includes a region encoding these proteins:
- the LOC112228919 gene encoding transgelin-3-like, whose translation MANRGPSYGLSREVQEKIDQKYTLDLEARLVDWIILQVEGDIERPESGRLNFQSWLKDGTILCRLINSLYPPGQEPIKKIQETKMVFKQMEKISQFLQSAEAYGVNSGDLFQTVDLWEGKDMAAVQGTLSALGSMALTKDDGQYRGEPDWFHRKAQENRREFSEEQLRQGRSLIGMQMGGNTGASQSGMRGYGMPRQIM comes from the exons ATGGCAAACAGAGGACCCAGTTACGGGCTGAGTAGGGAGGTTCAGGAGAAGATAGACCAGAAGTATACTCTGGACCTGGAGGCCAGACTGGTGGACTGGATCATCTTGCAGGTTGAGGGGGACATAGAACGACCAGAGTCTGGGAGACTAAACTTCCAGAGCTGGCTCAAGGATGGAACA ATTCTTTGCAGGCTCATTAACAGCCTCTATCCCCCTGGTCAAGAACCCATAAAGAAGATCCAAGAGACAAAGATGGTCTTCAAGCAGATGGAGAAGATCTCTCAGTTCCTGCAGTCAGCTGAAGCTTATGGGGTGAATTCCGGGGACCTTTTCCAGACCGTGGACCTATGGGAAG GGAAGGATATGGCTGCCgtgcaagggaccttgtcagcaCTTGGCAGTATGGCGCTCACAAAGGATGATGGTCAATATCGTGGTGAACCTGATTGGTTTCATAG GAAAGCTCAGGAAAACCGGCGGGAGTTTTCTGAGGAGCAGTTGCGTCAAGGCCGAAGTCTGATTGGCATGCAGATGGGCGGAAACACTGGGGCATCTCAGTCTGGCATGAGGGGGTACGGCATGCCACGCCAGATCATGTAA